The sequence TGATTCGATCGCTATTTCGCCAGCTCGTAGAGGTACTGGACGAAGGACAGCACGGCGCCGTCGAATCCCTGCACCTTCGGGTTGGAGGATTCGATCACGTAGTACTCGTCGGGCGCGTGCGCGCCACTGCCGTGCCCGAGACCGAAATGCCCGGATGCCATCCTGAGCGGCTCGCCGGTGAATACGTAGCCGGGGTACGAGCCGGCGTTGCGCGGCCACAGCACCGGATCGATGCCGTTCTGCTTCAGCACCGCGATCTGCGCCTGAATGAGGCGCGATGAGGCCGCGGTGCTGGTGGGGTCGTAGCCCCCGGTGACGTTCACCTCGAGGTCGCCGAATCCGTGCGACCCCAGATGCTTCTTGAGCGCCGCCACCGCGTCGTCCTTCTTCATGTCGGGAACGAGGCGCATGTCGAGCTTCGCCGCCGCGCGGTGCGGCAGAATGGTCTTCCCGCCGGGGCCGGTGTAGCCGCCCACCAGCCCCTCGATGTTGACGCTCGGCTGCGATTCCAGCCGCTCGTTCGCCTGCTGCCAGGGCAGGTCGTCGATCCACCGGCTCACCGACAACGACTTCTTCGATTGCGCCTCGCTGCGGCGCTTCGAAGACTCGGCGATCATCGCGCGCTCTTCGTCCGAGAGCGGGCGCGGCTTGGGATAGCCGTCGATCAGAATCGTGTTGCCGTCTTCCGAGACCAGCGTGTTGAGCGCCTTGACGAGATGCCAGGCGGGACTGTCCACCATCGCCTTGAGCGACGAGTGAATGTCC is a genomic window of Candidatus Sulfotelmatobacter sp. containing:
- a CDS encoding M20/M25/M40 family metallo-hydrolase; protein product: MPRSEARIRLVAVFAAFAVFAPVSARAADDFADVRKQITARHDEAVKRLQEWIALPSIAAESLNSAAGAERMAQLARDAGFQRVTIVPTDGKPGVFATLDAGAAKSVGLYFMYDVKQFDPAEWTSPPLEARLVDKSGFGKVIVGRGAVNQKGPEAAFLAALHALRGAGRKLPVNLVLVAEGEEEIGSPHIGQIVHRPEVEAALRKCVGVFMPAASQDPDGVVTVSLGAKGVVELELVSSGEKWGKGPSKDIHSSLKAMVDSPAWHLVKALNTLVSEDGNTILIDGYPKPRPLSDEERAMIAESSKRRSEAQSKKSLSVSRWIDDLPWQQANERLESQPSVNIEGLVGGYTGPGGKTILPHRAAAKLDMRLVPDMKKDDAVAALKKHLGSHGFGDLEVNVTGGYDPTSTAASSRLIQAQIAVLKQNGIDPVLWPRNAGSYPGYVFTGEPLRMASGHFGLGHGSGAHAPDEYYVIESSNPKVQGFDGAVLSFVQYLYELAK